Sequence from the Amaranthus tricolor cultivar Red isolate AtriRed21 chromosome 1, ASM2621246v1, whole genome shotgun sequence genome:
CATCCTTTCTATTTGGGGAAGATAAGACCGATTTGGCACACTTAATCCTTTCCAGAAATAGATTGTCTTTTGATTTCTCAAAGGTGGTAATGCCTGTTGGTGAGCTTAATTCCAGCTTGTTGATACTTGATTTAAGCCATAATCAGATTTATGGGAAGTTGCCTGATTGGTTAGGAGAAGCACCAGATTTGCGTATAATCGATTTTAGCTATAACCGCCTTTGTGGGCCCATCCCTACTGCCGGAGGAGGATTACAAGTTTTTGATGCTTCTCCATTTGAGCATAATTTGTGTTTATGTGGTGCTCCATTGCCCCCTTGTAAGTCCTAGCTAGTCATTCAGCTGTAAAACGACTACTTTCTACACTAGCTACGTAGCTCAAGTTAGTTAATGTAGTTATTACGCAGAGGGGTCTTTGGGGATGTGCAAGCTGATCGACCGTATGAAGCCTTTTTCTCTCGTATATgaaaatagtaaataaaaaaataaatatgttaagtttattaataaaataattatatttatttactaaaataaagCGTAAAGTAAAAGTTTTGTCCTGGACTCCAAATTTTTCAAGACGACTTTGTTATTAGGTTGTTACAAGGTTGTTAAAACAACTAGAACCTGTTTGGTTATTAGTACTAAATACTGGTAATTGGAATAaattatatagtaaattttcatgataaaaTGTCATTAATTCACAGAGTAATGAAATATCGATCATAAGaaagtttttttcttttcatatttttcattacaagttaatatcaaattttcaaatggtaTTGCTTTGGAATTAATTTTGCGAAGAAAATGAGAGTGTCGAATTGGAAGAAGCTGGATCTttattggaaatacttcacatataGAAAGATCAAATATCACTAAAATAGTGAGTTGTGAACTTATATATAATACTGCTCGATTGGTAATCCTCTTAGTAACATATGGCTTTGGAAAATAAAAAGTGAATTTTATCAAGTGTATAATGTGTATGCAAGTCTAAAGCTCATTACTCATGGATTTATGAACCTGAGATCACATGTGCCTGAAAGTATGTCCACACAAGTGGACCCACGGGATAATTATATAACGAATTATGTCGGGACATTATTAAACGTATTAAAATATATCACtaataaaattacactaacGTTTTACTaccaattattatttaaaatcgACTACCAAACGTGCGGATAATATACTAAACCTTTTCTGTACTTTTTGATCTTTCCCTTATGTTGTCATGAGCCTATAGGCCCTATATCTATAAATAGAGCTCATTCAGCATTTATTCACATTCATCAATAAAAGATAAAGAGTGTTTTGTAACTAACTTCCCTACTGACATATTTACCCCACCAACAACCACTTCTTCCTCAATTATAGACGCTAACATAACCTTACCTGATCAATCTGCTCCTTGAAGATCATAAATAACGGTTAAACTTCCTTCATCAACTAGGTATTTTACGATCTGAAATACTTGTTACTTTACGTTAATAAGCACTATTCATCTTTAACTAAAAAACAAACGATTTATCAACTAGCAAATTCCGATTATACCTTTTAGTCATAATTTCACTGATTGATTCACCGATTTTTGACTATTTTCCAACTGAATTTGAAACTACCACAATGTTGGTCGAAATAGTTGCTCAATGCAAAAAGGGAAATGTTAGAAAATTTTTCATCCTTTATTTCCGACTAAATAGCTACCAAAAATTAATGGGAGGTTGGCAGCcaactttattatttaattattaatcattTAAATAAGCTTAACattatactaatacaactaataatatactcatatgactaataatatattaatacaaaaccAATTCAATTAATAATGTAGTAATAAACATTAATTcgaaaatatatactaattataaTACGATTATTATTTTTACGGTTCAATACAAGGGTTCACAATATACAAATACCAcattaatacaactaatattatagtAATAAgactaatattataataatataattaataatacattaatacgactaatacaaCTATTATTACACTACTAACAATAATACGCTAAGAAttctataattataataatagacTCTGATTATTAAATATTCAATAAATTTATACAAAGTTATAGAGCGTTAAAATATGAGTCATTAATTATTAAGCATAAAGACAACACAAAAAGAATCATACCTAGTACTTGTAGTGTTGTGTGGGGAGAAGGGGATCCATTATTATTAGTATGCATGAtttaatataatcaaaataacgcTTGAATTGTgtcaaaagtaaaattaaacaaatatagTAATTGaaattagagtatatataacatattttgagatcttaaccatcaatttaaatttttggttgatttgTTTCTTTGATAATTAATACGTTAAAAagtttatgtatatttatatactcTATGTTCTTTTGAATTTGCACCATGTGAATCAAATAATAGAACTTTTTGaattatacttcctccattttatTGTACTTGcaattgatattaaattttttttctatacaACGTGTAACCTATAAGAAGAGAggaaataatattttgatggATTAAAAATCCGTAATGTCTAAAATAATTGGGAAATTTCATGTGACGAGcatgattttttagtttttctacAAATGGTTTTTTAAATCAGCATGATAACTTTGAGTTTTCAACTTTTTCACGTAgtagaaatttttaaaattttgattgaatttcaaaatatgtgattaattactataaataaaatgtttgttttttgaaaaatgtcATTATGTAGGTAAAATAGCATAgagttaaaaaaaaacttttttttatctaatatgtgaaaaaattaaaatataaaaataaccaTGTAGATTAGTcgaaaatttccaaaataatttaaagagaTGGTGAATGGTGATTGGGATGGATGATGGTCATAATCAGATAATGTGACGTTGGGATGAAAACAACAGAGAGCCAAATCTAGAATCTAGTAGAATAATCAATAATGTTATCCAACTCAAAGCTGTGATCGTTAGATGAGAAGTTGAGATTTGGCACCGCAGTCCTCTTTTTGTCTTTATTAAGGCATTTATATTTAGAtaaaataacccataaaatattCTCTCCTATTCACCCTAAGattccatttgacttttcacggattttaaagagagttaaaaataggaccctaagggtagaaaagagagtgatattatgggtttttaatgtaagggatgAAAATTAGTATAGGTAatgaagggtataattgaaaataagataaaactactaagggtataaaagtcaaaaacccataccaaaaatagaaatgagacaattaaggtgacgaccataaaagaaaatggaacaCATAAACTGAGTAGAAGGGAGTATATATTATAAGAATATGAGATTCTTATTTATGGTTGTCTCACTGAAAACGGTTTCTCTCAACAATAATCTatctattaataaataaacttgATAACAAAAACCAAAACATTTGTTGTAGGTGATTGTCGTCCGGTGGTAAGCAGTGCATCAAATTGCTTGTACGTCTCAAGTTCAATCCCTAGCAACAACACTAACgtcattatattttttgtgaatAAGCCCTAGGCATAGGTCCAACTTACCATGGCCAAGGGCCGACCCTGACTATCTCATTAATTATACCTAAAACTATGCACCTTGACTGATGACATCCTTTGCTCGGCGCCAGTCAACTCAATCATATTAGCGCATGTGTCAAATTAGCCAATTTTAAAGGTGATTTTGATCGAATCATTGCTCGAATCACAAAGCAACATATAATAGCAATCAGTAGTGACCTGACACAAAGTGCTCGAACAAGACATCATAATTTGTTGTAtctttatatattaatatatattttatatactattattagtaaattatGTTTTTGCACGACTCTAAATATCTCCAATGGTGTATGACTAAaagttatataaaattaatattaataaaatttatgttagaacaaaaattcaaataagGTATTAACACAACAATAAAATTGCattgaaaataaatcaaaatgcaaaaacaaaagagaaaaaagaacaCAATTTGAAAGGTGGGAAAAATCATAAGATCATATTGATCTTAGACTATAAAACCCCACTTATGACAATTGGAAGACAACTTTGTTAATGTTTAGACTTCATAATTACactctaattcaaattttacaaAGAGTTACTCAgataaaattgcaaaaaaatattaaaaacctttaatttTCTCTCATTAACCATAATTTTATGTCTTTCTATCTCAGAGGAATAATCTCTCACTTGATGATTTCAAGGgttattatttgttaagttaTGTTTACATGAGTATATATAGCATATGAACCAAATAAATGGATTTTCAATTAGTTCTAATATGTAGAAAAGACAACCAATTGACTACTAACGATTATCAATGCACACTCCCATCAAAATTGTATATAATTGATTTAGTAAATTATGTATAAGACCGTTTCACCGTAAAATAGCCCCATACATATAgtctattagtaaaaaaaacataaaaaataataaaatttgaattcaCACTTCTATTAGaagcaattttttaaaataattagggTGACCTAATTGAAATCGTCTCTCAATAAGACtgtatcaataaagaattagtgtgATTGATTTTATAAACCCAACAATGACCAAGTTCCAAGTCTCAATATTTTGtactttattaaatttataatattagttgACATTAAAAGTAAATCACTATAGAAATACATGCTATATATTGCGTATTTGAGTTCTTAGAAACcttaaaaattctatttttcatCAGAAATGACTAGCAATTCTTTAAAAAAGCGGAAAACtttaaatgaaaataacaaagagaaaaacaataaaattttcataaaaagaGTTGGAAATCATATTGTGTTGATTGGTTGAGGTGAGATGAAAAATTCGCAGAGCTGAGATAAGAAATCGCATACTGCCAAAGAAGAGGAACGGGAGAGGAGGGATTGCTGGTCATAAATGgttggtaataaaataagggtATTTATTCTCCTCAAAAAATGAATTGGCTTACTCTAATATTATACCAAACTAGAAAATGTGGGATGATGGGAATTAAATCACTTGCTTGATATTAAAAAGCCTATACAAGCACTCCTAAGACAACCAAATAAatagttttataattaattCTGAATCTGTCTAAAGTACAACCGGTCAACTACCAACTATTACCAATCCACATTGTCATCGAAATTGCATTTAATTTTATACATTCGACAACTACCAAATGTCATTAACTCATTATTTTAGTGTTTTATTGAATTTGAGTATTTTAATAGCTGATATTAAAAGtcaatcactataaaaatatcCTATTATCTAATGTGCTTGTCAATTACCATGAAGAGTAGTGAATACACAGTACATCTTATTTGACCAGATGGGAACAAAGTTGAAGGCTGCTACTGTATGACCATAACAATAATACCTTATCTAGTGTATCCAACTTGAACCTATCATAATCTTAAATAGATTAACCCACCATGATCTAGACCCCCCGGCCCGCCATCAGTCCACTCAATGATGCGAAACATCCAGTACTCTAGTGACTCACTAAGGTGAttgcaatatttatttttatctcaatGTTATTAAGTAACTTTTATTTAGTAGAGATTCTAATATACCCAATTAGACGTGGTAGTTGGAAGGGTTGGACTGAATGCGGAGTGAGCTGGATGTGGGGCGCGTCGAATACGGGTCATGATCATCAAATGTTTTCGCAAGTGTCGGCCGGGTCACAAGTCATGTGGGTCATAGGGCGAATTGCGGATCATTAACAGGTCGTTCACtgtaattgttattttaattagttaattgATTTTATAACACTATAATACATTAATACTACTGTTTTGACATTATTAtccaatttaataattaattttttttatcgtacCATGTTAAAATGCTATCATTATAATAACATAATcataaatatagaaaaatagagaataaatcaagttaattaaataaaactaaaaattaaacacCATTTTTTCATGCATCCAACAATACATAGTTAATCAATCTAGTAAATAGACTAAGTTGCTTGATGTTTGACCCtttaagaattatttttgaccAGCTATCAACTCACTATAATAAAATCTATTAACGACTCGTCCCGTTAATGACCCGCTAAATATAGTCAAATTTGCAGCCCATTAGGCCAGTCCATCTTATTAACCAGCTCTATACACAATTTTACCGGTATTAATAATAAACTAACAAAGACATTATTTTCGAGTAACCAAACCCATGCATGTACTTCACCAACGCAATAATGCAGGCAAACCTTTCTATAAATATACAGAACTCCCCTCCATAAAACTTATATCATCAATCAACTACCCAAAATGGAAACTCCATTACAATTCAATCTTCCCTCCATTACCATAACTTTCCTCCTCCTCTTTTCATCCATAAACCTCTCTTCTTCAACAAAACAATGCAACCCAAATGACAAAAACGCCCTTCTTGAAATCAAACACTATTTCAACAATGCCTCTGTTTTCTCCATATGGGACCCAACCACCGATTGCTGCACCTGGCGTGGTATCGAATGCGACGCTCATGGCCGCGTTAACTCCCTTTCTGTCAGTATAGACGACGGCGTAGTCGGCACCATTCCGCCCGCATTAGCCCAACTCCCATACCTCCAATTTCTATCCTTCTCCTCTTTTCCCCAGCTAACAGGCCCAATTCCGCCATTTTTAACCAAATTAACAAACCTTCAACACCTCGATTTCGCCGGAAACAATCTGACAGGTACAATCCCAGATTTCCTTACCCAAATCAAAAATCTAGAGTATCTTGACCTAAGTTCCAATTCCCTTTCGGGTCGTATTCCTTTATCACTTGGTAAATtacaaaaacttaaattaattgCGCTTTACAACAACCATTTATATGGGATAATCCCCAATTTTTTTGGGTATATGACCAATTTAAGGGAACTTTACCTAAATGGAAATAAACTTACCGGCAAAATCCCATCCTCATTATACCTTCTTCCTCAACTATTTTCCATTGATTTTAGCCAAAACCAGCTTACCGGGTCAATTCCTGAATCTTTTGGATCATTCAAAACTCCATTAATCGATTCAATCAGTCTATCTTTCAACAAATTATCAGGTTCGATTCCGCGATCATTTGGAAATGTTAATGTAAAGACTTTAAGAATTGATCATAATATGTTTAGTGGGGATGCATCTTTTTTGTTCTCAAAGGAAAAAACATCATTGAATAGTATAGATATTGATAATAATTTGCTGAATTTCGATTTTTCTGGGGTTGATTTTGCTATAAGTTTGAAGAATTTTGATATAAGCCATAACAATATTTATGGGTCACTTCCTAAACAAATTGGGCAATTGGCGTTACAAAGTCTGGATGTGAGTTATAATCAGCTTTGTGGGGAGATACCGACTGGAAGAAGGTTAAAACAATTTGATCCTGCTGTGTTTTCTAATAACAAGTGTTTGTGTGGTACGCCATTACCACCTTGCAAGTAGGACCCACAACGTGTTGCACGTGAATAACATGTTTTTAAGGGTACGAATATGGTTtgtatatgttatataatctcGAATTTTGGCTTTATAAGTGAATTTAGAGGGtatgatgatatgatatgatatggcCGTATGTTATGATTTGATACTACTGCATTACTTCGAGTTTAGCCCTTTGATTAATAATAAtctcatataaaataattaaaggaGTAGgctaaatatgtttttttcaatACTACTTCGTTACTTTAACTACAAATACTCACAAAAGTAAGTAAAGGGAAAAACTCAATGGGATGAGGGTGTATtattagtcttttatatttcaATGCTTTGATCAATATATAGATATTATTAgagttttaaaaataatttgtgtTGAATGACATTTTAATATAGTGAATGTCTTTATATATCTATTTTGTACTTGGTTCTAAATGgtaatatatactattagaatttTATGAGATATTACTTAGGTAAATGATATTAAAGTAATTTAATAAAACTTGACTTTCAAGCATATTTTAAGTTAGCTtggaattttattattattttatatctaGTCTTGAAAAGGGAAAAAATGTATGTCAATGGTAAGCTTTTCTCAAATTTTACGAACACATCAAAAAGCAAAAAAGTAGAATAATTATACTAGTGAAAGAACTAATTACCAAAATTAGTGCTTACTTTTGAGTTTTaggcgaaaaataaaaaaaaattattatataagtaaagttttgattattttttctccaactatgtattttagtatttttgCGCTTACTGAAAAATCTAATGCTACAAGTTCGATCAATGTTAGAAACTACTTATacaaatactaatttttaattataaagattaACTCAATTTGGACACCTTTATGAGTTGGGCTTAAGCGGTTGCACCTAAAACTATCCTTAAAAACGGCCCTAAACGTAATATtcataaaaatctttaaaaaaaaaagctaataaactacttattttaatattactaatTCCTTGgaatatttatttatctttactaactaaaatgaTGAACAATCTTTTGAAACATACTAATATGTCATCTAACACAAAATTTGATTCGAAACTATTAAATATAAATGCACTTTTCACCAACATTTTCTTATATTGATGCAATTTCTATTAACCTTTACTTATTAAAAGACACTTCTCTCTACAATCTTGATAAAGAACCTTTCTCCAACACTCCATGGTAATGGCTTTTCATCTCTAGCTAGCTACTTGTGGCCTATTAGGCTTTTCTTTTGCCCAATGCTTTTACTAAACactcaatattaaatttttttatatttcatcttttattcctttttattcttaattttttatctcACCAACGCAGA
This genomic interval carries:
- the LOC130818529 gene encoding polygalacturonase inhibitor 1-like is translated as METPLQFNLPSITITFLLLFSSINLSSSTKQCNPNDKNALLEIKHYFNNASVFSIWDPTTDCCTWRGIECDAHGRVNSLSVSIDDGVVGTIPPALAQLPYLQFLSFSSFPQLTGPIPPFLTKLTNLQHLDFAGNNLTGTIPDFLTQIKNLEYLDLSSNSLSGRIPLSLGKLQKLKLIALYNNHLYGIIPNFFGYMTNLRELYLNGNKLTGKIPSSLYLLPQLFSIDFSQNQLTGSIPESFGSFKTPLIDSISLSFNKLSGSIPRSFGNVNVKTLRIDHNMFSGDASFLFSKEKTSLNSIDIDNNLLNFDFSGVDFAISLKNFDISHNNIYGSLPKQIGQLALQSLDVSYNQLCGEIPTGRRLKQFDPAVFSNNKCLCGTPLPPCK